GACGAAATGCCCACCAGCACCAGCCCGACGGCCACCGCCAGCAGTACCACCGTGAGCGTGTTCACGCCGCCCCAGCGGTCGGAGATCCAGCCGCCGACGATGCGCACCGCGGCGCCCATGAAGGCTGCGAGCATGGTGAGTTGCCCGGCCTGCACCTTGCTCACGCCGAACTGGTCGTAGTAGTAAGAGGGCAGGAAGGTGATGAGCCCGATGAAACCGCCGAAGGTCACGCCGTAGATCAGGCTGAACACCCAGCCGTCTTTTTCGAACAGGCAGGCGATGTGCTCGCGGAAACTCGCATGGCTGTCGACGTCGGGCGGCTCCTTGGCGAACACCACCATCACGACCATCGGCACCAGAATGGCGGCGGCCGCCACGGCATACACCGCCTGCCAGCCGAGCCACTGCGCGAGCGGCGGGGCCACCAGCACCGACACCGCCGTGCCCACGTTGCCGGCGCCCACCAGGCCCATCGCCAGGCCCTTGTGCTGAGGCGGGAACCAGCCCGAGCCGAGCGACAGCGCCACGCCGAAACTCGCGCCGGCAATGCCCAGCAGCACGCCCATGGCGAGCAGGTCGTTGAAGCTCTTCACGAAGAAGAAGCCGAACAGCATCGCCACCGCGATCAGGCCCATTTCGACCAAGGTGGCGCTCTTGCGGCCGATGTATTGCGAGAGGATGCCCAGCGGAAAGCGCATGAGCGCGCCCGCGATGATCGGCACCGACAGCATCAGCCCCTTCTGCGCGGGCGAAAGATCGAAGGTCTCCCCGATGAACGGCGCCATGGCGCCGTTGAGCACCCAGATGCAGCACGAGAACGTGAAGTACAGAAAGGCCGCGAACAGCGTCGGGCCGTGGCCTGAGTGCAAGAAGGTCTTGAAGCTGGACATGGGTCGTTCAATCGTGCGAAATGCCGCGGCGCGGCCTTGCGAGGGCCGTGTCGACGGACGGGGTTGGGGCGGTATGCCGGCAGCGGACGCTGTCGGCGTGGGGGTGCTTCCCGGCCATTGCGCTGCCAAGATGGATGCAGGAGCCTGCAGCCTCACCAAAGCGGTGCTTCGTTACACCGCACCCGTATCGATGCAAGAGACGTGCCTGCGAAAACGAGCGGGCGTGGCCTATGCTTGACGTGCCTTCAACCGCTTTTCCATGATCTCCCTTCTTGTCGTTCTGCCCAATGAATTCGCCGACTCCGCGCCGTTGCCGGAGCAACTCCGGCAGGCGCTGGCGAGTGCCGGTGCCACCGCCGGCGAGCGGGCCACCTGCCACACGCTGGTGCAGCGGGCGGGGGCGCTTGCACCGCAACAGGTGCTGGCCTGGCTGCCCGAACCGGCGCCGGCGCAACAGCTGCAGGCGCTGCTCGATGCCCTCGGTGAGTGGAAAGGCGCGCCCCCTTGCGCGCTGAGCCTCGTCAGCGCCCCGCTGGACAGCGCGCAGCACGAAGCGCTGGTCGCGCTCGGCGTGCATGCGTGGCTGCCGCTGGGCGCCGTCGATGGCGCTTCTCTTTCCGCGTTGACGGTCCTGGCGCAAGCCCGTCGGGGACGCGAGGCCGCGCTGCGCACCGAACTCGACGGCCTGCGCACACGCATGGACGAACGCAAATGGGTCGACCGCGCCAAGGGCCTCCTGATGTCGTCCCGCGGCATTGGCGAGGACGAGGCCTTCGGCTTGCTGCGCGGTGCGGCCATGCACGCCAACCTGCGGCTCGGCGAGGTCTCGCGCTCGGTGATCGAGGCCGCGCAGTGGGCCGATGCCATCAACCGCGCCGGGCAACTGCGCATGCTCTCGCAGCGGCTCGTGCGGATCGCGGCGCAGATGCTGGCCGGCATCGACGTGCAGCGCGCGCGCGTCTTGCGCACGCAATCGGTCGAGCGGGTGCAGCAAAACCTGGATCATCTGGCGACCCTTGAACTGGGCGCTCCGGGTGCAGGTGCGCTGGGCGAGGTGCAGGCCGCGTGGAGCGGGCTTTCTGCTGCACTGGCGGCGCGCGCGGTGCCGCAGGCACTGGCCGATATCGACCAGCGCGGTGACGATCTGCTGGCCGCGGCTGAGGCGCTGACCGATGCGCTGGAAGCATCCGGGGCACGGCGCGCGCTGCGCATCGTCAACATTTGCGGGCGGCAGCGCATGCGCGCGCAGCGCCTGGCCAAGGACGCATTGCTGGCCTCGGCACTTGCCGCGGGCGCTTCGCGCGAGCGCCTGCTGCCGACGATGAACGAGTTCGAGGCCGCGCTGCTGGAACTCGAGCGCGCCCCTCTCAGTTCACCCGAGATCCGCGCGGCACTGGCGGCCGCACGGGACGAATGGCTGCGCCTGGTGGGTGGGGTGCAGGCGCTCGAGAGCCCTGAAGGCCGCGCCACGCTGGTGCGGTCCAGCGAGGCGCTGGTCGATACCTTCGAGCGCCTCACCGCCTGGTACGAGCACAGCCTGCAAGTCATCATGTCCTGACTCCGGTTGTGCGGCGCCTGTGGGGTCAGGCGGCAACCTTCTCCACGTGCGCCTGGCGCGTGTAGAGAAAATCGATCACGGCCTTGCGCGCGTGCACGTAGGCGGGGTCTTCGGCCAGTTCGACACGGTTGCGCGGACGGGCGATGTCGACCTTCAGCACTTCGCCGATGGTGGCGGCCGGGCCGTTGGTGAGCATCACGATGCGGTCGCTCAGCAGCACCGCTTCGTCGACGTCGTGCGTGACCATGACCACGGTGCTCCGGGTCTTCTGCACGATGGCGAGCAGTTCGTCCTGCAGCTTGGCGCGCGTGAGCGCGTCGAGGGCGCCGAAGGGCTCGTCCATCAGCAGCACCTTGGGTTCCATCGAGAGCGCGCGCGCAATGCCGACGCGCTGCTTCATGCCGCCGGAGATTTCGCCGGGGCGTTTTTGCGCGGCGGGCGTGAGGCCGACCATCGCGAGCGCCGCATCGGTGCGGGCGCGCAATTGCGCCTTGCCTTCGGTGGCGGCAAAGACACGCTCGACCGCGAGGTACACGTTCTCGAAGCAGGTGAGCCAGGGCAGCAGCGAGTGGTTCTGGAACACGACCGCGCGCTCGGGGCCGGGGCCCTTGATTTCGCGGTTGGCGCACAGCAGCACGCCCTGCGTCGGCGTCGTCAGGCCGGCAATCAGGTTCAGCAGCGTCGACTTGCCGCAGCCCGAGTGCCCGATCAGCGTGACGAACTCGCCTTTGGCGACATTCAGGTTGACGCCCTGCAGCGCGACGAAGCTGCCCTTGGCCGTCTTGAAGCGCTGCTCGACGTCGTGGATCTCGATGTACTTCGAATCATCATTCATTGGAAACCTCCGCGCAGCAGCGCTGCGGTATTCGCCTTCGGAACGGCCGTGCGGCTCATGACTTCACCTCTTCGAACGTGAATGCGGTAGCAAGCTTGATGAGCGCGAACTCCAGCACCAGGCCCACGATGCCGATCACGAAGATCGCGATGATGATGTTGGCGACGTTGAGGTTGTTCCACTCGTCCCACACCCAGAAGCCGATGCCGACGCCGCCGGTGAGCATTTCGGCCGCAACGATCACGAGCCAGGCGGTGCCCACGGCCAGACGAACGCCGGTCAGCATGTAGGGCAGCACGGCCGGGAACAGGATCTTGGTGAAGATCTTCCATTCGCTGAGGTTCAACACCTTGGCCACGTTCATGTAGTCGCTCGGCACGCGCTGCACGCCGACCGCGGTGTTGATGACCATCGGCCAGATCGAGCAGATGAAGATGGTCCAGATGGCGGCCGGGTTGGCACCCTTGAACACCAGGAGGCCGATGGGCAGCCACGCCAGCGGCGACACCGGGCGCATCAGGCTGATCAGCGGATTGAACATGCGCGAAAGAAACTCGAAGCGTCCGATGGCAAAGCCCGCGGGAATGCCGACGGCGGCTGCGAGCCCGAAGCCCAGCGCCACGCGCTGCAGCGACGACAGCACGTTCCAGCCCACGCCCTGGTCGTTGGGCCCCTTGCTGTAGAACGGATCGCTGAACACCGTGAGCGCCTGCTGCCAGGTGGCGAGCGGCGAGGGAAAGCCGGTGGTGCTCTTCATGGCGACCAGCTCCCAGATCAGCACCAGCAGGCCGAAGCCCGCGAGCGGCGGCAGCACGCGCATCCAGAAGGCACGCAGGTCGATGGATGCGCGTTGCTTTTGCACCCTCTCCGCTTTGGGGAGAGGGCTGGGGTGAGGGGCCACCTCGGCGCGGGGCACCGCCTCGCTCCGGCCCTCTCCGGCACGCGGGAGAGGAAGAGACGCGTCCATCGGCGAATGAAATACAGCACTGACCATGATGTGTTTCTCCTCAGACGTGGAGCTTGAAAGAGTCGGCATATTTCTTCGGGTCCTTGCCGTCCCACACGGAGCCGTCGAACAGCTTGCTGGTGCGCATCACGTCCTTGGGCACGGGCGTCTGCGTGGCGGCGGCGGCTTGCTTGTAGATGTCGATGCGGTTGATCTCGGTGGCCACCTTCAGGTAGTCCGGATGCTCCTTCAGCAAGCCCCAGCGCTTGTGCTGCGTGAGGAACCACATGCCGTCCGAGAGGTACGGGAAGGTCACCGCGCCGCCGTTGTAGAACTTCATGTGGTTGGGGTCGTCCCAGCTCTTGCCCATGCCGTTGATGTAGCGGCCCAGGATGCGCTGGTTGATGGCATCCACGCTGGTGTTGACGTAGCTCTTGTCGGCAATGGTCTCGGCCATCTTGTTCTTGTTCTGCAAGCCGGTGTCGATCCACTTGCCGGCTTCGATGATGGCCGCGGTGACTGCACGCGCGGTGTTGGGGTACTTCTTGACGAAGTCGCCCGTGGTGCCGAGCACTTTCTCCGGATGGTCCTTCCAGATGTCCTGCGTGGTGATGGCCGTCACGCCGATGCCGTCCATGATCGCGCGCTGGCCCCAGGGCTCGCCCACGCAGTAGCCGTCCATGTTGCCCACGCGCATGTTGGCCACCATTTGCGGAGGGGGCACGGTGATGTTCTTGACGTCCTTGAACGGATCGATACCGGCCGAGGCCAGCCAGTAGTACAGCCACATCGCATGCGTGCCGGTGGGGAAGGTGTGGGCGAAGGTGTATTCGCGCTTTTCAGCCGCGATCATCTTGGCCAGCGACGCGGCGTCCACCGCGCCCTTGTCGGCGAGCTTCTTCGACAGCGTGATGGCCTGGCCGTTGTTGTTGAGGGTCATGAGCACGGCCATGTCCTTCTTGGGACCGCTCAGGCCCAGGTGCATGCCGTAGACCAGGCCGTAGAGCACATGCGCCATGTCCAGGTCGCCGTTGGAGAGCTTGTCGCGTACGCCGGCCCAGCTGGCTTCCTTGCTGGGCACGATCTTCACGCCGTACTTCTTGTCGATTCCCAGCACCGAGGCCATCACCACGCTGGCGCAGTCGGTCAGCGGAATGAAGCCGATCTTCACTTCTTCCTTTTCCGGCTTGTCGGAGCCCTGGGCCCAGACGGCGGCGCGCAGGGCGGGATCGATTCCCACGGCGCCAATGGCGGCGGCTTGCAGTACGCGGCGGCGGCTGAGGCGGGTTTTCAGCAGGTCGGTCATGTGACGGGCTCCGGTCGAAGAACAGACAAAAGGAAGACAAAAAACAAAAAGGCGTCCCGCACCGCGCAAGGGGCTGCTCGAGAACGAGCCCTTGCGGGATGGGGGACGCCTTTGTCCGATTGCGGTGGGCAACACCCGCCGTTGGGTGCTGCCTGCCTGGGACCCAGGGGTCCATGGACTACTTCAGCAAACTGCGTGCCAGCTTTAGTGGCCGCTTTTTGCTAGCGCTTTGCTATCGAATAGGCAGCAAAAGAGCGACTGTGCGTGCGTGCGCGGGGCGCCTCGCGCGGAAAGCCGCCGCCATGCACGCTTGTTGTGCGCTGCACCATTTCGAACGCATGCGAGCCGCGGTTCAGCGCCGCGATGTCACATCCAGGGGCAGGTAGTCGGCCATGGCGAGCATCGACTCGGCGACGTCGACGAGCCGGCGCTTCTGGTTCATGGCCGTTTGCAGCAGCATCTTGTGGGCTTCGTTCTCGCTCATGCGGCGGTGCGCCATCAAGAGTCCCTTGGCGCGTTCGACCAGCTTGCGCTCGTTGAGGGAGGCGCGAACCGTTTCGAGCTCCTCGCTCATGGCCTGCAGCCGGTGCGATTGCTCCTGCACCATGTCGAGCACCGAACGTTCGAGGTGCCGCCCGTATTGCGCCGGCGCGGTGGCCTCCGCACCGATGTCGTCGAAGAAGACCGCGCCTTCGGCTTGCGGCGCAAGGGTGCCGAGCACCTCCTGGTATTTCTGCAGTTCGCCGCGCGCCTGCGCGATCTTGCGGGCGCAGAGCTCGCGCAGGTCTTCGGCCAGCCGCTGTTCGACGGTTTTCATCGCGTCGATGCGGCGGGTGCAGCAGTCGAACCAGTTCTGGCTCAGCCGGGGATCGGGTGCGGCCGCCGAAGCGGCTTGGGCGGAGGTCACGCTCATGCGGCGCACGCGCTCGATCTCGGCCATGACGGCGTCGGACTGGCTCTGGTGCCAGAGCGCAAGCACGCCGCTGCTCGAAAAATCGATGAAGACCTGGAAACAGCGCTCCTGCAGCGCGATGAGGTGCAGCCATTGCTGGCGCTGCGCTTCGTCGGTACGCCCCACCGCGAGCGACGCCGCGCCGAACGCGCGCTCCTGCCCGGCAAACTCCTTGCCCTGCATGAAGTTGAACATCGCGACGAGCAGGCGGGAAATCTCGGGGTCGGTGGCGCCGTCTGCCGCCTCGAACACCACCGCCAGCAAGCCGGCGACGAGCTTGGCGAAAGCGGCGGTGGCCTGTGCGGGTGTCAGTTCGAGCGCGCCGACGCGGCGGCGCAGCGCGGGCAAGCCGTCCAGGCCCGGCAGCACCCAGGCTATCCGGCTGAAGAGCCGGGCGCTGTTGCCCGCAGTGGCGCCCGGGCGGCCCTGGCTCTCGAGCTGGTCGAATCCGGCGCGCACTTCCTGTTCGAGCGCCAGGCATTCCACAATTTGCGGATCGCGCTGGTCGGCGAACCGGACACCGCGAGAGGCGAGAAACACGTTGGACATGCCGCGCTCCCGCTGCAGCGCATGGACGAGCCGCGCGATCAGCCCGACCAGGTCGCTGGTGCGCGCGAGCTGGTCGAGCTCGTCGATTTCGCACTTTCTGGCGGCGATCAGGAAATTCAGTCCGGATTTCATGGTGGGGAGGGGCGGCAAAGGCGTGCTGCAACATCCGTGCCGCACGGGCATTCCGCGCCGCCTACACTCCTGCGGATGCTTCTTCTGGGAATCGAATCCTCTTGCGACGAAACCGGCGTGGCGCTGGTGGAAACGCATGGCAGCGCACTGCCGCAGTTGCGCTCGCACGCGCTGCACAGCCAGATCGCCATGCACCAGGCCTATGGCGGCGTGGTGCCCGAGCTGGCCAGCCGCGATCACATCCGCCGCGTGCTGCCGCTGACCGAGGCTGTGATGGCGGAAGCCGGGCGCTCGCTGGCCGACATCGACGTGGTGGCCTATACGCGCGGCCCGGGTCTTGCCGGGGCCTTGCTGGTGGGCGCGGGCGTGGCCTGCGCATTGGGCGCGGCGCTCGGCAAGCCGGTGCTCGGGGTGCATCACCTCGAGGGGCATCTGCTGTCGCCCTTCTTGAGCGCGGATCCGCCGGAGTTTCCTTTCGTGGCGCTGCTCGTGTCCGGCGGCCATACGCAATTGATGCGGGTCGACGGGGTGGGGCGCTACGAGTTGCTGGGCGAAACCATCGACGATGCGGCTGGCGAGGCTTTCGACAAGAGCGCCAAGCTCATGGGGCTGCCGTATCCGGGCGGCCCCTGGCTGGCCAAGCTGGCGGAAGAGGGCAATGCCACGGCCTTCAAGCTGCCGCGGCCGCTTTTGCATAGCGGCGACCTGGATTTTTCGTTCGCCGGCCTGAAGACCGCGGTGCTGACGCAGGCCAAGAAGCTCGGCGCCGAGCTCGACGCCCGCAAGGCCGACCTGGCGGCTTCCACGCAAGCCGCGATCGTCGAGGTGCTGCTGAAGAAGTCGCTCGCCGCGCTCGAGCAAACCGGCCTCGAGCGGCTCGTGGTGGCCGGCGGGGTGGGCGCGAACAAGAGCCTGCGGGAGCAGCTGAACAGCGCCTGCGCGAAACGCCGCGTGCGTGTGCACTATCCCGAGCTGCACCTGTGCACCGACAACGGCGCAATGATCGCAATGGCGGCGGCCATGCGGCTGCAGTCAGGGCTGGCGCAAGCCAGCGAGCGCTATGCCTTCGACGTCAAGCCGCGATGGCCCATGGCTTCGCTGATGACCTCCGAGGCGGCGCCGCAGGTGCCCGCGTAGCCGCAGGGCGCTGCGAGCGGCCGAGAGACGGCACTGGCAGCACGTCGAGCATGTTGCGCCACAACTGGCGCCACTGCGGCCAGTCGTGGCCGCCCTCGGTGGTGAAGACGCGGCCTTCGGGCAGCGCGTCGGCCAGCAACTTGTGGTTGCTGGCGAAGCGGTCGCTGAGGCCGAACCCGAGATAGAGCTGCGGCAAGTTCTTGGAACTTTGGGGTTCCAGGTATTTCTGAAACCAGGGCCACAGCTTGCGGTCGACTTCCTCGTCGGGCAGGGGGCCCGCGGGCGCTTGCCAGGCGCGCAGGCCGCCAGCCTTGAGAATTTCGGCGCCGAGCACGCGCCGTCCCAGATAGGGGGCGAGCGCGACGATGCCATCGACCGAACCCGGCCTCGACAGCTCGTGGACCAGCGCGCCGAAGCCGCCGATGGAAATGCCGACGAGCCAGATCGACTTGTAGCCCTTGGCCCGCTGCGGTTCGATGACGTCCGCGTGCAGGCGCTCGCTGAGCGTCTGGTCGTAGTAGTAGGAAACGTCTGCGTCCACCAGCAGCGAATCGGCGGCCAGGTGGCGCTCCCGAACGGCGCTGATGAAGCCTTCGCGTTCGAACTCGTCGGGTTTCAGATAGGCGCCGGGGAGGAAGACCAGGAGCGTATCGGACCGTTCGTTGTCATTGGCTGACTTGAGGTGCGTGATCATGGTGTGCCTTAGGGGGCACCCGAATCCGCACCGTCAGGGATTCGGTGCGTTTGCGAGACGCCCACGAAAATAATAGAAGAAAAATGTGAAAACGTCACATGATGTGACGTTATTCACGGTCCTATTGTGATTAGAGAGCGTCTTCAAAGTCAAAAACAATAGTTAACGACACTTTCCTCTCGTGGGCTTTGCAGGATCAGCTGATCTGCAGCTGCGAAGCGTGGTTGACCGGCGCTTGCTTGCCCAGCTTCAGGGTGAGCACGCCGTTCTCGAGCTTGGCTTCGCTCGAGCCCACGTCGATGTCTTGCGGCAACTCGTAGCCGGCCTTGAACTGGCGCTTGGCTTCGGCCTTGCTGTCGATGCGAACCACGGCGCCTTCGATGCCGATGACGAGGTCTTCGCGCGAGAGGCCCGGCACATCGATGGAAAGCGTCCAGCTCTTGTCGTCCTGTTCCACGAGCGGCGAGCGGCGGGTTCCGGCGAAGGCTTCGTTGACGAAACGTTCGAAGGCGCGGTCATGGGAGCGGGGCGCAAAGCGGGCGGTGCGAAGGGTGGGTGCGAAAAACATGGGAGAACTCCTGAATGAACACAATGAGGACAAGAATGTGTGTCCCTTACACTGCGCGGCCATTCAATCCTGAGTGCCGCTTGACACCACATCTAGGCGCGGCCGCACCCGTTTCAAGACAATGAACCCCCCCTTTATTTGGCGTCGCAAGGCCTTGAAATTTGCGGCGCTGGCGCTATGCGCGGCCCCCTTTGCCGCGGTGGCGCAAACGCCGCCGGCGCCCATTCGCCTGGCGCTGATCGAGAGCATGAGCGGGCCCTTTGCCAACACCGGCGAAGCCGTGTTCCGCAATCTGCTGTGGGCCGTGGAGCGCGTGAACGCGCGCGGCGGCGTCAAGCTGCCGGGCGTGCCCGGCGGGGCGCGGCCCCTGCAGCTCGACCGCTACGACAGCAAGGGGCAGAACGAAGAAGCACTGTCGGCATTGCGCGCGGCCATGGACGACGGCGCGCGCATCGTGCTGCAAGGCAACTCGTCGGCCACCGCCGCGGCGCTGGTCGATGCCATCGAGAAGAACAACGAGCGCGATCCTTCGCGGCGCGTGATCTTCCTCAACTACGCGGCGGTCGATCCGGCGCTCACCAACGAGCGCTGCAGCTTCTGGCACTTTCGCTTCGATGCGCATGCCGACATGCGCGTGGCCGCGCTGATGGAAGTGGTGAAGGACGACGCGGCGCTCAAGCGCGCTTACCTCATCGGGCAGGACTACAGCTTTGGCCAGGCGGTGCTGCGCGAATCGAAGCGCCAATTGGGCGTGCGGCGGCCCGACGTGGAAATCGTCGGGGACGAGCTGCACCCGATGGGCAAGGTGAAGGACTTCGCGCCCTACGCCAGCAAGATCATTGCGAGCGGCGCGCAGGCGGTGTTCACCGGCAACTGGGGCAACGACCTCACGCTGCTCGTGAAGGCGGCGCGCGAGGCCGGCTTCAACGGCACCTTCTATACCTTCTATGGCAACGCGCTCGGCGCGCCCGCGGCCATCGGCGACGCCGGCATCGGCCGCGTGATTGCCGTGGCCGACTGGCTGCCCAACGTGCAGACCGCGCAGTCGGAGGCGTTCTATCGCGCCTTCCGCACGCGCTTTCCGAAACCCGCCGACGACTACGTGCACATGCGCATGCAATTGCTCGTGGAGTCGCTGGCGCAAGCGATCGAACGCGCGGGCAGTGTCGATGCGCAGGCCGTGGCGCGTGCGCTCGAACAGGCCGACGTGAGCCTCTACGGACAGCGCGGCCGCATGCGCGCGGCGGACCATCAATTCCAGCAGCAGCTCGTGGTCGGCGTGATGGACAAACAGGGCAGGCCGGGCGTGCAGTTCGATGTCGAAGGCTCGGGCTATGGTTTTCGCGTGATCAAGACCATTGCGCCCGAAAGCGCCGAATTGCCGACCACCTGCAAGATGAAAAGAATCTAGAAAGTAGAAAGCCAAGACATGCGTGAAGCCATCCACAACCTCGAAGCCTCCAAGATCCGAGAGGTTGCCAATGCCGGGCTCGGCCGCGACGACGTGCTCGCGTTCTGGTTCGGTGAAAGCGACGAGGTCACGCCCGAGGTGATCCGCCAGGCGGCCATCGACTCGCTGCAGCGCGGCGAAACCTTCTATGCGCACAACCTCGGCCTGCCCGAACTGCGCGAGGCGATCGCCGGCTACACCAGCAGGCTGCATCCCAAGGTCGATGCTTCGCGCATCGCCGTCACTTCGGGCGGCGTCAGCGCGCTGATGCTCGCGGTGCAGGCGCTGGTCGACGCGGGCGACGAGGTGGTGGCGGTCACGCCCGTGTGGCCCAACCTCACGGCGCAGCCTGCAATCCTGGGCGCCCGGGTGCGCACGGTGTCGCTGGTGCCTGCGGACGGGCAGTGGACGCTCGACCTTGCCGCGTTGCGCAAAGCGGTCACCCCGAAGACGAAACTGCTGATCGTCAACGCGCCCAACAACCCGACCGGCTGGACCATGACGCGCGAAGAGCAGCAGGCCGTGCTCGACCACTGCCGCGAAACCGGCACCTGGATCCTGGCCGACGAGGTGTACGAGCGGCTGTATTTCGAGCCCACGCCGACCGGTTGTGCACCCAGCTTCCTCGACATATCGAGCCCTGATGACCGGCTGGTGGTGACGCACAGCTTCTCGAAGAGCTTCCTCATGACCGGCTGGCGCCTCGGCTGGCTCGTGCTGCCACCCGCGCTGGTCGAGGGCATCGGCAAGCTGATCGAGTTCAACACCTCCTGCGCCAGCGTTTTCACCCAGCGCGCCGCCGTCGCAGCCATCGAGCACACGGCAGACATCACGCCCCGTGTGGTGGCGCACCTGAAGCTGTGCCGCGACACGCTCGTGCCGCTGCTGGCCGCATTGCCCGGCGTACAGGTGGCCCCCGCCAAGGGCGGCATGTACGCCTTCTTCCGCCTCGAAGGCTTCGGCGACTCCCTGGACTTGGCCAAGCGCCTGGTCGTCGAGGCCGGCCTGGGCCTCGCCCCCGGCAACGCCTTCGCCCCCGAAGCCCAGGGCTGGCTGCGCTGGTGCTTCGCCTCCAAGGACCCCCAGCGCCTGGTGCAAGGCGTGGAACGCCTGAAAACCTGGCTGTCCAGGCAGTAAACGCGGTAACCCGGGGCGAGCTATAATCCCGAGGCTTTGCATGCCGCAAGGCGCACGGTAAGGGCAGTTCCAGCGCTTACCGCAAGTCAAACATCCCGGAACAAGGAAATCAACATGATCGCAGCCTCCATCAAGGCCGAAGTCGTCAAGGACAACGCCCGCGCCGCCAACGACACCGGTAGCCCGGAAGTGCAAGTCGCACTGCTGACCGCCCGTATCAACGAGCTCACCCCCCACTTCAAGACGCACGCCAAGGACCACCATGGCCGTCGCGGCCTGCTGCGCATGGTGAGCCGTCGCCGCAAGCTCCTGGACTACCTC
The Variovorax paradoxus genome window above contains:
- the rpsO gene encoding 30S ribosomal protein S15; translated protein: MIAASIKAEVVKDNARAANDTGSPEVQVALLTARINELTPHFKTHAKDHHGRRGLLRMVSRRRKLLDYLKSKDADRYTALIAKLGLRK
- a CDS encoding Hsp20/alpha crystallin family protein — translated: MFFAPTLRTARFAPRSHDRAFERFVNEAFAGTRRSPLVEQDDKSWTLSIDVPGLSREDLVIGIEGAVVRIDSKAEAKRQFKAGYELPQDIDVGSSEAKLENGVLTLKLGKQAPVNHASQLQIS
- a CDS encoding pyridoxal phosphate-dependent aminotransferase yields the protein MREAIHNLEASKIREVANAGLGRDDVLAFWFGESDEVTPEVIRQAAIDSLQRGETFYAHNLGLPELREAIAGYTSRLHPKVDASRIAVTSGGVSALMLAVQALVDAGDEVVAVTPVWPNLTAQPAILGARVRTVSLVPADGQWTLDLAALRKAVTPKTKLLIVNAPNNPTGWTMTREEQQAVLDHCRETGTWILADEVYERLYFEPTPTGCAPSFLDISSPDDRLVVTHSFSKSFLMTGWRLGWLVLPPALVEGIGKLIEFNTSCASVFTQRAAVAAIEHTADITPRVVAHLKLCRDTLVPLLAALPGVQVAPAKGGMYAFFRLEGFGDSLDLAKRLVVEAGLGLAPGNAFAPEAQGWLRWCFASKDPQRLVQGVERLKTWLSRQ
- a CDS encoding branched-chain amino acid ABC transporter substrate-binding protein is translated as MNPPFIWRRKALKFAALALCAAPFAAVAQTPPAPIRLALIESMSGPFANTGEAVFRNLLWAVERVNARGGVKLPGVPGGARPLQLDRYDSKGQNEEALSALRAAMDDGARIVLQGNSSATAAALVDAIEKNNERDPSRRVIFLNYAAVDPALTNERCSFWHFRFDAHADMRVAALMEVVKDDAALKRAYLIGQDYSFGQAVLRESKRQLGVRRPDVEIVGDELHPMGKVKDFAPYASKIIASGAQAVFTGNWGNDLTLLVKAAREAGFNGTFYTFYGNALGAPAAIGDAGIGRVIAVADWLPNVQTAQSEAFYRAFRTRFPKPADDYVHMRMQLLVESLAQAIERAGSVDAQAVARALEQADVSLYGQRGRMRAADHQFQQQLVVGVMDKQGRPGVQFDVEGSGYGFRVIKTIAPESAELPTTCKMKRI